The Babylonia areolata isolate BAREFJ2019XMU chromosome 22, ASM4173473v1, whole genome shotgun sequence genome contains a region encoding:
- the LOC143296996 gene encoding uncharacterized protein LOC143296996, with protein sequence MAEDRACWYFQCAILLLLLQRAFTIPPYELCSAANYDVRNLTSKMWRFPLDANSCLKPRTANATGNSCEVTMAFCRAVNMSASCTQAEVCETFGSVNDTFNLATFTPLRNPFNTEGVTSGSGFTTRYNNGETYTKADKTTCTLRTQMTFLCNRTATWDSSKAADVLTVPLPPKVQFLQPQGDRFCTYNVTFQFAGACPIVGPSEPATQLSAGSVLLLIFFVTMFLYFGLGCLINMLRGETGKNLLPHHQFWVTLPGYIKEGFLFTLTCGGSSPSQRTYESI encoded by the exons ATGGCAGAAGACAGAGCTTGTTGGTATTTTCAATGTGCAATATTATTGTTACTTTTGCAGCGTGCATTTACAATTCCTCCATATGAGCTGTGTTCGGCTGCAAACTATGACGTCCGAAATCTGACATCAAA AATGTGGAGATTCCCTTTGGATGCCAATTCCTGTCTGAAGCCAAGGACAGCCAACGCCACTGGAAACAGTTGTGAAGTGACTATGGCTTTCTGCAGAGCTGTGAACATGTCGGCATCGTGTACACAGGCAGAGGTTTGCGAGACCTTTGGGTCTGTCAACGATACCTTCAACCTGGCGACTTTCACACCATTGCGCAATCCTTTCAACACTGAAG GGGTGACATCAGGCAGTGGTTTCACAACCCGCTACAACAATGGTGAGACGTACACCAAGGCGGACAAAACAACCTGCACCTTGCGGACACAGATGACCTTTCTGTGCAACCGGACTGCCACCTGGGACAGCAGCAAAGCCGCGGATGTTCTGACCGTGCCGCTACCACCCAAAGTTCAGTTCTTACAGCCCCAAGGAGACCGTTTTTGTACA TATAATGTGACGTTTCAATTCGCTGGAGCCTGCCCCATTGTGGGACCCAGTGAGCCAGCGACACAGCTGAGTGCCGGTTCGGTTCTCCTGTTGAT TTTCTTTGTGACAATGTTCCTGTACTTTGGGCTGGGGTGTCTGATCAACATGCTGAGGGGTGAGACAGGGAAGAacctcctccctcaccaccagTTCTGGGTGACACTGCCAGGCTACATCAAG GAGGGATTCCTGTTCACGCTGACCTGTGGAGGGAGCTCACCCAGTCAACGTACCTATGAGAGCATCTGA